A window from Nocardioides mesophilus encodes these proteins:
- a CDS encoding heavy metal translocating P-type ATPase has translation MTKTDQTQPAAGPTQQVELAITGMTCASCANRIERKLNKLDGVVATVNYATEKARVSFPADLPPEQLLSTVEQAGYAATLPRPERPAGDETAVPEDPTAALRRRLVISAVLSLPVVVLAMVPAWQFTYWQWLSLTLAAPVVVWGGWPFHRAAWTNLRHGTSTMDTLVSLGTLAAFGWSLYALFLGTAGEPGMTHPFELTVGRSDGAGNIYLEAAAGVTTFLLAGRYVEARSKRRAGAALRALLELGAKDVAVLRDGPSGRSEHRIPVEQLSVGDLFVVRPGEKLATDGVVEEGTSAVDESMLTGESVPVEVGPGTAVTGATVNAGGRLVVRATRVGADTQLAQMARLVEDAQNGKAQAQRLADRISGIFVPVVITLAVATLGFWIGSGNGLTVAFTAAVAVLIIACPCALGLATPTALMVGTGRGAQLGILIKGPEVLESTRQVDTILLDKTGTVTTGQMTLLDVVADDDEQADEVLRLAGALESGSEHPIARAVARGAADRSGGLPEVEGFANVEGLGVQGVVEGHAVLVGRPRLLAEWSQHLSPRLAEAMSAAEAEGRTVVAVGWDGRARGLLVVADAVKATSAEAITLLRRLGLTPVLLTGDHETVARSVARQVGIAESDVIAGVLPAEKVGVVRRLQAEGRTVAMVGDGVNDAAALAQADLGLAMGTGTDVAIEASDLTLVRGDLRVVADGIRLARRTLGIIKGNLFWAFAYNVAALPLAAAGLLNPMLAGAAMAFSSVFVVTNSLRLRGFRPVAT, from the coding sequence ATGACGAAGACCGACCAGACCCAGCCCGCTGCCGGCCCGACCCAGCAGGTCGAGCTCGCCATCACCGGGATGACCTGCGCCAGCTGCGCGAACCGCATCGAGCGCAAGCTCAACAAGCTCGACGGCGTCGTCGCGACGGTCAACTACGCGACCGAGAAGGCCCGGGTCAGCTTCCCGGCCGACCTCCCGCCCGAGCAGCTGCTGAGCACGGTCGAGCAGGCCGGCTACGCCGCCACCCTCCCCCGTCCCGAGCGCCCCGCCGGGGACGAGACCGCAGTCCCCGAGGACCCCACCGCGGCGCTGCGCCGACGGCTGGTCATCTCCGCGGTGCTGAGCCTCCCGGTGGTCGTGCTGGCGATGGTGCCGGCCTGGCAGTTCACCTACTGGCAGTGGCTCTCCCTGACCCTGGCGGCGCCGGTGGTCGTGTGGGGAGGCTGGCCGTTCCACCGCGCGGCCTGGACGAACCTGCGGCACGGCACCTCGACGATGGACACGCTGGTCTCGCTGGGCACGCTGGCCGCGTTCGGCTGGTCGCTCTACGCGCTGTTCCTCGGCACCGCCGGGGAGCCCGGCATGACGCACCCGTTCGAGCTCACCGTCGGACGCAGCGACGGCGCGGGCAACATCTACCTCGAGGCCGCGGCCGGCGTGACGACGTTCCTGCTCGCCGGTCGCTACGTCGAGGCCCGGTCCAAGCGGCGGGCCGGGGCCGCGCTGCGCGCCCTGCTCGAGCTCGGTGCCAAGGACGTTGCAGTGCTGCGCGACGGCCCGTCCGGCCGCTCCGAGCACCGGATCCCGGTCGAGCAGCTCAGCGTCGGCGACCTGTTCGTCGTACGCCCCGGCGAGAAGCTCGCCACCGACGGTGTCGTCGAGGAGGGCACCTCCGCGGTCGACGAGTCGATGCTGACCGGCGAGTCGGTGCCGGTGGAGGTCGGGCCCGGTACGGCGGTGACCGGGGCGACCGTGAACGCGGGCGGTCGTCTCGTCGTCCGGGCCACCCGGGTCGGCGCGGACACCCAGCTGGCGCAGATGGCCCGCCTGGTCGAGGACGCCCAGAACGGCAAGGCCCAGGCGCAACGGCTCGCCGACCGGATCTCGGGGATCTTCGTGCCCGTGGTGATCACGCTCGCCGTGGCCACGCTCGGCTTCTGGATCGGCTCCGGCAACGGGCTGACCGTCGCCTTCACCGCGGCCGTCGCGGTGCTGATCATCGCCTGCCCGTGCGCGCTCGGGCTGGCGACCCCGACGGCGCTGATGGTCGGGACCGGTCGCGGCGCCCAGCTCGGCATCCTGATCAAGGGCCCGGAGGTGCTCGAGAGCACCCGGCAGGTGGACACGATCCTGCTCGACAAGACCGGCACGGTCACCACCGGGCAGATGACCCTGCTCGACGTCGTCGCCGACGACGACGAGCAGGCCGACGAGGTGCTCCGGCTCGCCGGCGCCCTGGAGTCCGGCTCGGAGCACCCGATCGCCCGGGCCGTCGCCCGCGGCGCGGCCGACCGGTCGGGCGGTCTGCCGGAGGTGGAGGGCTTCGCGAACGTGGAGGGACTCGGCGTCCAGGGGGTCGTCGAGGGGCACGCGGTGCTCGTCGGGCGACCGCGGCTGCTGGCCGAGTGGTCGCAGCACCTGTCCCCGCGGCTGGCCGAGGCGATGTCGGCGGCCGAGGCCGAGGGCCGCACGGTGGTCGCGGTCGGCTGGGACGGGCGTGCGCGCGGTCTGCTGGTGGTGGCCGACGCGGTGAAGGCGACCTCCGCCGAGGCGATCACCCTGCTGCGCCGGCTGGGGCTGACGCCGGTGCTGCTCACCGGCGACCACGAGACGGTGGCGCGCTCGGTCGCCCGGCAGGTCGGGATCGCGGAGTCCGACGTGATCGCGGGGGTGCTGCCGGCGGAGAAGGTCGGGGTGGTGCGCCGGCTGCAGGCCGAGGGCCGCACGGTCGCCATGGTCGGCGACGGGGTGAACGACGCGGCCGCTCTCGCGCAGGCCGACCTGGGCCTGGCGATGGGCACCGGCACCGACGTGGCCATCGAGGCCAGCGACCTCACCCTGGTCCGCGGCGACCTGCGGGTCGTGGCCGACGGGATCCGGCTGGCCCGGCGGACGCTGGGCATCATCAAGGGCAACCTGTTCTGGGCCTTCGCCTACAACGTGGCCGCGCTGCCGCTGGCCGCTGCCGGGCTGCTGAACCCGATGCTGGCCGGCGCCGCGATGGCGTTCAGCTCGGTGTTCGTGGTGACCAACAGCCTGCGGCTGCGCGGGTTCCGCCCCGTCGCGACCTGA